The Microterricola viridarii nucleotide sequence GTAGCGGCATGTCCAACGAAGGCACCCCCGACGCGCCCACCGCCGCCCACCCCACGGAGCACCATAGCGGCGAGCCGCACACCGGCGGCATCGCGCAGAAGCTCAACTGGCTGCGGGCCGGCGTGCTCGGCGCCAACGACGGCATCGTCTCGGTCGCCGCCGTGGTTGTCGGTGTCGCCGGCGCGACGCGCGACCCCGCCGCCATCCTCACCGCCGGAACCGCCGCTCTCATCGGCGGCGCGATTTCGATGGCCCTCGGCGAGTACGTCTGGGTGAGCAGCCAGCGCGACACCGAGCACGCCCTCATCGCCAAGGAGTCTCGGGAGCTCGCCGAGATGCCGGACCAGGAGCTGGCCGAGCTGGCCGCCATTTACCAGGGGAAGGGCCTCTCGCCCGAGACGGCCCGGCAGGTCGCCGTCGAGCTCACCGCGCATGACGCGCTCGGCGCGCACCTCTCGGCCGAGCTGAACATCGACCAGGACGACGTCGTGAGCCCGTGGCATGCCGCCTACGCCTCCGCGATCGCGTTCACCCTCGGCGCGATCCTGCCCATGCTGGCGATCCTGTTGCCGCCGGAGGCCTGGCGGGTTCCGACCACCTTCGTCGCCGTGCTGCTCGCCCTCGCCGCGACCGGCGCCA carries:
- a CDS encoding VIT1/CCC1 transporter family protein, translated to MSNEGTPDAPTAAHPTEHHSGEPHTGGIAQKLNWLRAGVLGANDGIVSVAAVVVGVAGATRDPAAILTAGTAALIGGAISMALGEYVWVSSQRDTEHALIAKESRELAEMPDQELAELAAIYQGKGLSPETARQVAVELTAHDALGAHLSAELNIDQDDVVSPWHAAYASAIAFTLGAILPMLAILLPPEAWRVPTTFVAVLLALAATGAIAAHLGGAPKGRAMLRVVLGGALALAATFAIGTLLNTSGVV